The Anaerolineae bacterium nucleotide sequence GCCAGCCAGACCATCAGCACCGTCTGTGCCACAGCCGAGGCGTATTGTTCGGTAGTGGTAGCGTAATACCAGAAGAAGTAAGTGACTGCGTAAAAGGTCGTACCGAGGCTGGCGATCACCCAATGGCCTCTTGTCACCTCCAACAACAGCCGATATAGTAGCCATAGCGCCAACAGAGCCCACATTGTGGAATAGCTAGATAGGATGCGAATGGGATTGCTGTACTGCCCCAACAGAAGGCGGCCCAAGTGAAACCAGGCCCAACCGCCCATAGTGTAGAGGGGATAACCAGGGGCATTAGACGGACGCGCTTGTACTTGAGCGTACTGATGTGTAATCAGATCACCGCCGCGCAGCTCCTCCGGCTGCAGCCCGTCATCCAATGTCCAGAGATAAAGGGCAAGCGCTGCCATCAGAAGTGCGATCTCCATCCATCGGGCGGGCTCCCGAAGCCAACGACACGAAGCGCGCGCAAGTCCGGAAAACGGCTTAAGAGCTGGCATCGCCAGTCACTATAGCATAGCAAGGGTGGCTAAGTCAACGATGAGACCCCGAGTTCATAAGGGAATGAGGCGACAAGGGGCCGAGCTGACAAACGCTGCTTACCTCGTTTGTCCTTTATCGCCCCTGTTGCCTTACTGCCTTGTTGCCGTGTACAATGAAGATAAACCGATGCGAGGGGAGAGGTGCACCGCTGGATTGCGTCGTTTGACTCGGGGGTTGGTGGGCTATCTGTGTGGCGAGAGGTAGTTCGCCTTTTGCCCGATCAACCGTTACTTTATCTAGCCGATCAGGCCCACTGCCCCTATGGGCCACGCCCGTTGGAAGAAATCCGCCGTATCGCGCAGGCAGTGGTGGCATGGCTGGTGGATCAGGGCGCTGGACTGGTGGTAGTGGCTTGCAACACCGCCTCGGCAGCGGCACTTTACGATTTGCGCGAGCGCTTTCCCATCCCCATTGTGGGGATGGAGCCAGCAATCAAGCCAGCCGCCCAGCGCACACGTAGTGGCAAAGTGGGCGTACTGGCAACCCCTGCCACTTTTCAAGGCGAGCCCTACGCTCGGCTGTTAGCTCGTTACGCGCAAGGGGTTGAAGTGATCTCGCAGCCATGCGCAGGCTGGGTCGAATGGGTGGAGGCCGGCCGCCTGGACGATCCCGCCACGATGGAGTTGGTGGAGCGATATGTGGAGCCGCTGCGCGCGGCCGGCGTGGACGAATTAGTGCTTGGCTGTACGCACTATTCGTTTTTGCGTCCCTGGATCGAACGGGCTGCTGGTCCGGCGATAGATGTGATTGACCCGGCGCCTGCCGTGGCACAGCAGGTCCAGCGCGTATGGTCGAAGACGATGGAGCACCTCGGCTCTGTGTCACGAGCTTATCGCTTCGTTACCACAGGAGAGGCCGTTCGCTTCCAAGCCCAGGTGCAACAGCTCATCGGCTGGGAGGGAACAGCAGAGGCGGCGCGCTGGCACAATGGGCGGTTGATCTCTCCGTGACCGGCCTTCCCTAACTGCACACGATATCGCAAATATCCCAAATGGCGATTTGGGATATTTGCGATAAAGGACGATCTCTCAGCAGGTAACCTCGTCAGAAAGGCGTGAGATCGGCTAATGATTCAAGACTTTGCGAAGACGGCCAAACGGGATGAAAACCTGGAAGCAGGAAGAACGGAGTGTCCCGTCGCTTCAGCGGAGGGCGCTAAGCTGATCCTGGCCTCTGGCTCTCCCAGACGGCGAGAGCTGTTGGGCGCTTTGGGAATCGCTTTTGAGACCATCGCTGCGGATATTGATGAATCGGCGATGCCAGACGAGGCGCCCGAAGCCCTAGCATGTCGCCTCAGCCTCGAAAAGGCACAGGTGATCTCCCGTGCTTTCCCAGAGGCTACAGTAATCGGCGCTGATACCATTGTGGTGTTGGATCAGCTCGTCCTGGGCAAGCCCCGCTCCGAAACAGAGGCAATCGCTATGCTCAAAGCGCTGCGAGGGCGCCGACACGAGGTCTTGAGCGCAGTGACCTTGTGTCGAGGAGCTTTGCCGCTTTTGCAGCGGCTAAACCGTAGCTATGTGTGGATGCGGACATATAGCGATGAGGAGATCGCACAGTATGTAGCCAGCGGAGATCCACTGGACAAAGCCGGTGCCTATGCGATCCAGCATGAGGGATTTCGGCCAGTAGCCCGATGGGAAGGTTGCTATGCAAGCATTGTAGGGCTGCCGTTGGGTGAAGTGGCAGCACTGCTGAGAAAGGCAGGGTGGCATATAGCGGTCTCCGTGCCGGATGCCTGTCGACAGGTGACTGGCAAGCCGTGTTGCCAACAGGGAGAGGATAGCGCAAGCGATCGAACGAAACAAAATCGCTAGAAAGAGGCCTTGACATCAGGGTCCAGGCGCTTTAACGGACTCGGCCGTATCGTTTGCCGACGATGGACTGGCCAGCTGGGCTGAGCACGAAATCCAGGAACGCCTTGATAAGCCCCGTGGGCTGGTCGCGCGTTACCAAGTATAGGGGATATGCCAGGTGGTAACCACCGCGCACTGTCTCCGGTGTGGGCAACAGCCCCTCGATCCGCAGCACTTTGACTCGGTCATCAGCCCATGCCATCGAGACATAGCCAATGGCGTTTTCATGCTCTGCGATGTACTCTACCACCGCCTGGCTAGTGGGCATCACCAGCGCGGTGAAGGTCACCCGTTCGTTGCCCATTACCTGTTGCTCAAATACCGCGCGCGTCCCTGATCCGTCCTCGCGGCTGATCACTTGGATTGTGGAGAGGGCCTCGTCTGTGATGATCGGCGCGCCCACATCTTGCCAGTGAAAAGCCCACCCCGCGAAGACTCGACGCAACTGAAATAGCGTCAGCCCGTCCACAGGGTTGCTAGGGTGAACAATGATGGCCAGCCCATCCCAGGCGATCGGAGTCGCCACCCACGCTGACGGCAGCTCAGACGGCAGCCAAGATGCGGCGGCCAGCTCTACTTCCCCTCTGGCCAGCAGGCTTAGCCCCAACGCCGTGTTACCGCTTTGCACCTCAAGGATGACATCGGAACGCTGCGCGCTGAATGCCTGGCTGAGTTCCTCGAGAAGGGGCGCCATACTATTAGCCCCGGCGAGGCGGAGAAGGGCTGGTGTGGCCGGCGGCGTCGTGATCGCGCAGGCGCTCAGCAGAACAGCCGACAGCAGAACGCAAAGCCCGAAAACCAGCAGCGTCTTCCGTGGTTTATCTGTCGTCCCCTTGTCACCCTCGCAGAAACGAGAGGACCAACCCGCTGAGCCCCACCAACGCGCAATATACGGCAAACGCATACAGCCGCCTACGCTGCAGGTAACGAAGCAAAAAGCGAATGCACAGATAGCCGGTGATGGCGCTGGCCAGGAAGCCGATGACCACAGGCCATACATCTGGATTTACCTCGCCCCCTATGACCACTTGGGCTACTTGCAGTAACCCGGCGCCTAGAATGGCCGGCCCGGCGAGCAAGAAACTAAAGCGGGCAGCTGCCTCGCGCTGTAGGCCTCGGCTCAGCCCCGCTGCGATGGTCGCACCGGAACGGGAGATGCCAGGCGTAATGGCAAGGGCCTGAGCCAGGCCGATCCAGAGCGCGTCCATCAGGTTCATCCTCCGGAGCTCGCGTTGCTGATGGCCCCACCGCTCAGAGAGGAAGAGCAAAAGAGCCGTGATGAACAAGAAACCGCTGACGGCTCG carries:
- the murI gene encoding glutamate racemase, with translation MHRWIASFDSGVGGLSVWREVVRLLPDQPLLYLADQAHCPYGPRPLEEIRRIAQAVVAWLVDQGAGLVVVACNTASAAALYDLRERFPIPIVGMEPAIKPAAQRTRSGKVGVLATPATFQGEPYARLLARYAQGVEVISQPCAGWVEWVEAGRLDDPATMELVERYVEPLRAAGVDELVLGCTHYSFLRPWIERAAGPAIDVIDPAPAVAQQVQRVWSKTMEHLGSVSRAYRFVTTGEAVRFQAQVQQLIGWEGTAEAARWHNGRLISP
- a CDS encoding Maf family protein yields the protein MIQDFAKTAKRDENLEAGRTECPVASAEGAKLILASGSPRRRELLGALGIAFETIAADIDESAMPDEAPEALACRLSLEKAQVISRAFPEATVIGADTIVVLDQLVLGKPRSETEAIAMLKALRGRRHEVLSAVTLCRGALPLLQRLNRSYVWMRTYSDEEIAQYVASGDPLDKAGAYAIQHEGFRPVARWEGCYASIVGLPLGEVAALLRKAGWHIAVSVPDACRQVTGKPCCQQGEDSASDRTKQNR
- a CDS encoding phosphate ABC transporter substrate-binding protein, which produces MRLPYIARWWGSAGWSSRFCEGDKGTTDKPRKTLLVFGLCVLLSAVLLSACAITTPPATPALLRLAGANSMAPLLEELSQAFSAQRSDVILEVQSGNTALGLSLLARGEVELAAASWLPSELPSAWVATPIAWDGLAIIVHPSNPVDGLTLFQLRRVFAGWAFHWQDVGAPIITDEALSTIQVISREDGSGTRAVFEQQVMGNERVTFTALVMPTSQAVVEYIAEHENAIGYVSMAWADDRVKVLRIEGLLPTPETVRGGYHLAYPLYLVTRDQPTGLIKAFLDFVLSPAGQSIVGKRYGRVR
- the uppP gene encoding undecaprenyl-diphosphatase UppP, which codes for MSPFQALILGILQGATEFLPISSSAHLVLVPWLLQWDPPGLLFDTMVHWGTLVAIVIFFWKDFLRLTAAVIRSLFQRSLVDPDARLGWGVIVGTIPATVLGYLFEGQFEALFLNFRAVSGFLFITALLLFLSERWGHQQRELRRMNLMDALWIGLAQALAITPGISRSGATIAAGLSRGLQREAAARFSFLLAGPAILGAGLLQVAQVVIGGEVNPDVWPVVIGFLASAITGYLCIRFLLRYLQRRRLYAFAVYCALVGLSGLVLSFLRG